tctcaaacttcagctcgactacatTCTGAAGAAGAACATTCTTCAGTCGTatatccgaaaatccagagctgtttgggaaGTTGCGTTCGACTATGACCACCGTCTAGTTCTTCTCTGTCTCAAGATAcagttccacaagagaaactgaGGAGTTCctcctcaaccgaaaatcTTTCAGaccatggcaggtctgaaagacgaagaatgcaagACGAAAGAAACGCCTTAGGTCCAAATCCcgtggaagaagtttgcctttgcattaTCGTAGACACTTGTAATTATGTATGTGTTGCACGGAGCACCGGTGATTTCAACCCAgaaaagcgtctgagaaggaagttgcgtcgtAAACCACGACAATACCACGATAatgagtggacgtcaagagcgatggagtttgaaaaggcgtgggagtaCAAGAACACGTGGAAACTATTTGCTTTACGAAAGCAGTCTAGCAACAAGAACAAAGGATGTTCTCTTCAACACTGCCAACGGGTGGCTGGCAGTGTTGGAGAAACAACGTtgccaatttggagggatcacaTCAAAACGTTGCAGAACCGGCAAACTCCTGAAGTCAAGCACGTTCATGAACCGCCATATGCGGTTAACAAAGAACCACCAACAAAGTCGGAGATTCTGTACTGTatctaaaagatgaaaaatctgGGGGAGACACCGGAATTAgcgctgaaatatcttccttcaTCTGAGATATGTGAGATAACGAAAATCTCAATATCTGATATAGATATGCTCAATATAGATAGACGAAAAAACACCTGACTCATGGAGACGCCCATCATAATTCCCTTccgcaagaagttatccgtcgcGGACACTAGAAACTATCGAGGAACCTCTTTTCTGCGCGTTGTGTACAACGTGAAGATTCttgaattttgtgatatgttgCCATATGATAACAGAAACAGTCAAATGACCCGAGCGAACTTCTCTAAGGAAAACACTAGTTTCTCTAATTTTCAGAAGAGGTAAAGCTTTCTATCGGAAGCAGGATGGACAACAGGACACATTTTTTGGCTCAGCCATTAGAGACTTTGACTTTCTGGAAATCCCACTATTTTAATACGTACCTGGGCAGAAGCATCGCTCTGCATTAGCAGTTCCCTGTTTAGAGCACGAATACGTTCATGAGCTTTATATAACTGGAGATCGTCTTCCTGAAACAATAAATTACACTGAAAATGCGCCGAAACTTGCCTCCCAGCTAGTCATGATAACGGCCAACTTACAATGGCCACCTGAAAAGTAACAGAAGTGAGTTCCGGTTCGGAAGAATTATTGATTAAGTTGTACACTATGCATCTTCAAAAAGCAAACACCCACCGTACCTCAGCCATTTGAAGAAGAGACCGCCGCTCAGGCATCTGAAGAAATGATGAGACATCGGCTTTGCATACTATTTTGATAGCACAGATATGGGCACTTCGCTATTCATTCAATCTTCTTCGCCCACGTTATCCAAGAAGAATAAAGGGGAATAACATGAATAACGCAGATACGaacagagaagagaaaagtgaTGTTCAAATGGTCAGTGTCCGAGGTCGTACCAAACACATCATCGTACATAGCTACACGTAGCTGCTTTAGCTTCTTTTCTGGCAGCTATCAATCCTCAATATTTTATGTTTGATAAATATAGCTTTAAATCACAATTTTATGAGGTTCAGCTGTTCTCTTCCACCTACTTGTTTCTGCAAGTACTTCGAAATCACAAATTATTCCACATTGCTAATGAAAAGTCGGTAAAGCAGTTTTCTATTGACATTTTTAATACAAATGATTTTCCTATaatttgttgttgaaaattaaaaaaagtcttCATAAAAAATATCACTGGGTAAGAATTTAGAGGGAATACTTGTAGAAGAATGTTATGCCAATTCCATGGAAATCTAACTCGCTCGTATGATAGTTGCTTTAATTCACCTTTTAGTACAGATTTTACTAAATACTGGGAGTCTTGCACTAGACATTAAAATGACCcacaattttccagaaatgaagCGAATGTGCTAGTAAGTGCACGAACCTTGTACTGTTCTCGAAGTTTTCACATATGAGTACATAAGGGTGCGGATGCGAGCTCATGTTAATTTACAAAACATGATAAGCGAACAGCAACTTCCGGACGCTCGCAAAGAAAGGATTTTTGGTGTAAAACTTTTCGAACAGACCTAATATGTTTTTCTCAACCTGCATATTACCGTTTACGGGTTgtcaaacaacaaattttctcaGCACTTGTGACCTAGCGATTTTGCAGTCCCTCTGAGGTGACCTCATAATGCCTCGGCCTGAGGTATCTGAGGTGCGGAAAATGCCCTTGACCACTGATACATCGACCTGATGATAGTGTAGTTCTCGGCACTTTGCCAACATTTCCGCCGGCAACTCTGGAAAGAGGTCGAGAATGAGTACTTAAGGGAGAGCACCAGTCCTATATTAAAATGACGTCAGTGGATATGTATGTACATGTCCTGTCATCGCAAACTTACTTATTCTAGGTTAAAGTGAGGTATTCTGCCCCTTCCTAGTATGTCTGTATTTGCTATGTGCtatttttcattagtttttacCAGTATTTTCCAGCGCGAAAATAACATATAGGTAGCATTATAGGTTACTGACAGAAGCTTATAAATCCTTCATAGATCAATAGTAGTAAGAGAAAGTTGCTTAAGCGTAACCTTTCTTGACCTCGAGAACTTCAGATTGGGAaaatttgtgaatattttcgaggaaaaaagaaaacgaccACTTCATAGTTCTGTTCTCCAATATTCAAAAGCTTGTCctatacaaacaaaaaatcgcGAATTTCTTATCTTCGCATaattttcgctttctaggCGAGCAGAATTCGCGCCTGGTGGTGGGtagatctcaaagagaagTTCCAGGTAATGAGTGTACAATTTACGCTTCCCAGCATTTTAAGTTAGCCATCATTACTCTATCATCTTAAACCATATAGGGAGACGGAAACAAGCCAAAACTACTGACTCATCTAACCAAgcgttttctttctgatcaCGGTGCGTCTCCTATTATCCGCGAAATATCGTGATACCGCAATATACGCCAGTGGTTAACTGGCGTCTTTTCATGCGAGTGTGCAGAAGTGAATAACATGCACCGTCCGTAAGATTACGCTAAGTAACAGGGTGGTCTGAATCGATCCAATCGAATTAACTTCGTAAAGATTCGAAAAGGTAGGTGAATTAATCATATCGTGGTTTGCGTGGGTAGAAAGATTTCGAGTGATACGTTAAAATAGGAACAAGTATTTGGTAATTTGGGTGGGTGGAGTCTTAGGAACTAGAAAAAGGACCGTTAGAACTCTAGGGTTTTCCTGGTGTTTTAAAAggcgaaggaaaaaagatagtACCTTGAACCTCTGCACGACAAGAAAGTGCACTTTGATTGACTGCTAGTTATATTTGGATATTTgctctagtttttttcagctgtttcTTCTGTTTAATCATAGTTACTCGTTTTTCTCCTAGATCCTCTATTGGAAGctaattaaaagaaaataacataATCTACATAATTTCAGATGTCACTGTCAACACTGACACCACGCCTTATTTCACGACAATGTCTTACCCGTATCCTTGCTATACGAAGCGCAAGTGGTATGAAACTTCAGGTAACGTTCAAAGCACCTCTATATTTAACATCACCTGATAccttttgcaaatattttcatgttttggcttgtaaaaaaaactcggtAGGATCTTGCCACCTGAGCAACGTTAGCAGATAAATTCAGCAAAATAATGCTATTgggattttgtaaattttctgtaactttattaattttgtagattttcaGGGCGAGCAGACATTGAAAGCCGATCCAGCCCAAGGATTCTTCAAGTATGAACGAGATATTTCTCGAGATAAGCGATATGACAACCCCCAGAAACCGGGAGACACTCCACTGAGGTAATTTTTGATGTATGATCTGTCTTTGACTGCTTAGttgcaaataattaaattaaaatcttcTAGGCAGGAAGTAgttgttgatgaaaaaaagaataacatagGTCCGAATGTATGCGAGGATTTTGATTACTCTTAAG
The Necator americanus strain Aroian chromosome I, whole genome shotgun sequence genome window above contains:
- a CDS encoding hypothetical protein (NECATOR_CHRI.G2413.T2) → MNNADTNREEKSDVQMASRIRAWWWVDLKEKFQGDGNKPKLLTHLTKRFLSDHGASPIIREISFEKMSLSTLTPRLISRQCLTRILAIRSASGMKLQGEQTLKADPAQGFFKYERDISRDKRYDNPQKPGDTPLRFMFRKLGHAYELYPLYVLTGLWFIMFCYAIYYSFEKMEVWLDRSKSTAPWDWERIRENYWKKPTLFLDQDGRSHKRLSIMEQLQDEMIEAAKARGTR